A stretch of the Porifericola rhodea genome encodes the following:
- a CDS encoding oxidoreductase has product METNKSALIVGATGLIGGQLLRILKHHPYYQKIYVLTRRTLDIKNERVDELVVDFDKLSIDELPQVDDIYCCLGTTMKKAGSKEAFRKVDYHYPLKIASLGIEKGAKQFMLVSSMGADKNSRFFYNQVKGEVEESLGSLDYQALHIFRPSILLGERNENRTGEQIGQVVMKTLSPLLLGGLKNYRPIKGKRVAQAMFIAAKQNLQSAHLFESEKIKVLAKSEL; this is encoded by the coding sequence ATGGAAACGAATAAAAGTGCCCTTATTGTAGGGGCTACAGGGCTTATAGGTGGTCAGCTCTTGCGTATACTTAAACACCACCCCTACTATCAAAAAATTTACGTGCTCACTCGCCGTACGCTTGATATTAAAAATGAGCGAGTAGACGAGCTGGTTGTAGACTTTGACAAACTTAGTATAGACGAGCTGCCACAGGTAGATGATATTTATTGCTGCCTGGGTACTACCATGAAAAAAGCAGGCTCTAAAGAAGCTTTTCGTAAAGTAGATTATCATTACCCCCTCAAGATAGCAAGCTTAGGCATAGAAAAAGGAGCGAAACAGTTTATGCTGGTTTCTTCCATGGGAGCTGATAAAAACTCACGATTTTTTTACAATCAGGTAAAGGGAGAGGTAGAAGAAAGTTTAGGTAGCTTAGACTATCAGGCTTTGCATATTTTCCGCCCTTCTATACTTTTGGGAGAAAGAAACGAAAACAGAACAGGTGAGCAGATCGGTCAGGTAGTCATGAAAACACTAAGCCCTCTCTTATTAGGCGGACTAAAAAACTACCGCCCTATAAAAGGAAAAAGAGTAGCACAGGCTATGTTTATCGCCGCTAAACAAAACCTGCAAAGTGCTCACCTTTTTGAGTCAGAAAAAATAAAAGTATTAGCTAAAAGCGAATTATGA